TGGCCTTCCTGGGCGGCGTTCCGGCCGACCTCGCGATGGCCCTCCTCGGTGAAAGCGCCGAGCTCCAGCATCTCGCCCAGGATGGCCAGCGAAGCTTGGCCGCCCTTGAGCCCGGCCAGGGTCTTCAAGGCCGCGACGGTGGAGGAAGGGTTGGCGTTGTAACAATCGTCGATCAAATGGATGCCGCCGGCCAAAGTGAGCAATTCCATCCGGGAGGCCCGGGGCCGGAAAGCCTCCAGCGCGGCCTTGGCATTCTCGAAGGGAATTTTCAGCTCCCGAGCCACTGCGAGGGCCGCCAGGACGTTGGAGAGATTGTGCGGCCCCGGGATCTGCATCGCCAGGTCGGCCGAGCGATCCTCGAAATGAATCCGCAGGTGAAGGGGCCGGGCATCGCCGCTCGGCGTCGGCCGGACCTCGCCCCAAATTCCGCACTCGGGCTTGCCGTAACAAAATTTTTGAGCCGGCGTCGGCAAGGCCGCGATTTTGGGGTCGGCGGCGTTGACCAAAGCGGTGGCCGAGGCTTTAAGGCCGGCGAAGAGCTCGCCCTTGGCCCGGGCCACTCCCTCGAGGCCGCCCAGTTTTTCCAGATGGGCTTGGCCGATGTTGGTGATGAGGCCCAAGGTCGGCTCGGCGATCTCGGTCAGCCGGCCGATCTCGCCGAAGTCGTTCATCCCCATCTCGACGACCGCGGCTTCGTCGCCTTCGGCCAGCCCGAAGAGGGTCTTGGGCACCCCGATCAGGTTGTTGAAGTTTCCCTCGGTGGCCAGGGTCCGGTATTGAGTCTGGAGGACGCACTTGACCAGCTCCTTGGTGGTGGTCTTGCCGTTGCTGCCGGTGATCCCGAGCAGCGGGATCGGAAACTTTCGGCGCCAAGCCTGGGCCAAGTCGCCGAGCGCTTGGAGGGTGTCCTCGACCACGATCTTCGGAATCTTGGCCGCGACCGCATGCCGGGCGTCGACGACCAGGGCGGCGGCGCCGCGCTCGGCGGCGGCCTCCGCGAAGTCGTGGCCGTCGCGCTGGCCGATCAGGCAAAAGAAGAGGTTGCCCGGCTTCAGCTCCCGGGTGTCGGTGCTGGCGCCTTCGAAAGCTAGAGATTCGCCGTCCAGCCGCCCTTTCATGGCGGCCGCGGCCCATGCGGTGTTTCCGTGGATCATTTCAAGGCTTCTCTCGCCACCTCGCGGTCGTCGAAGTGGACTTTTTCGGTACCTAAGATCTGATAGTCCTCGTGGCCCTTGCCGGCGATCAGGACGACTTCGCCGGGCTTGGCCAGCTCGACCGCCTTGGCGATGGCCTTGCGCCGATCGGTCTCGATGAAGGCGTCGCGGTTCAAGGTCATGCCGCCCTCCTCGACGCCGGGAACGATCTCGCGCAGGATCTGCTCGGGGTCCTCGGTGCGCGGATTGTCGCTGGTCAGGACGGCGACGTGGGAGAGCCGGGCGACTTCCCGGCCCATGATCGGCCGCTTGGCCCGGTCGCGATCGCCGCCGCAGCCGAAAACGGTGACGATCTTGGGCGGGTTCAAGCCTTGGAGCGCCCGCAGGACGTTGTGCAGGGCGTCGGGGGTGTGGGCGTAATCGACGAAGACGTGAATGCCGCGGGAATTTTCGATCCGCTCCAAGCGGCCGGGGACGCCGCCGAAGCCGGCCACCGCCTCGGCCACCGCCGGCAGCGGGACGTCGAGGCTCAACGCCGCGCCGGTTGCGGCCAGGACGTTGGAAAGATTGAAGGCGCCGATCAGCGGCGAGGAAAAATCGGCCACGCCCTCGGGAGTGGCGACCTTGGCCCGGGTTCCCGCCAAATCGGAGTGCCACTCCCGGGCATAGAGATCCCATTTGCTCTGGGCTTGGATCGAATAAGTCCACAACGGCTTGCCCGAGAGCGAGTCGATCAGCTTCTGGCCGAAGCGGTCGTCGGCGTTGACGACGGCTCGCTGGGGGCCTTTGCCCTGGGGCAGCAGGTGAGTGAAGAGCCGCTTCTTCGACTCGTAATAGAGCTCCATGCTCTTGTGATAATCGAGGTGCTCCGGCGTCAAGTTGGTGAAGATCGCGACGTCGAAGGCGATATCTTCGACCCGTCGCATGTCGACCGCGTGGGAGCTGACCTCCATCGCCACCGCGTCGACCTTGGCTTCCCGCATCTCCCGGAGCAAGCGGTGGATCTGGATCGATTCGGGGGTGGTGTGGCTGTTGGGGATTCGGACCTGGTTGTAGCGCGAGCCGATGGTGCCGCAGATGCCGGGATTGAAGCCGCCGGCCTTCAGGATGGCTTCGAGCAGGTAAGTGATGGTGGTCTTGCCGTTGGTTCCGGTGACGCCGAGGACCGGGAGCTCCCGCGAGGGATGGCCGTACCAGGCGGCCGAGAGGCGGCTCAGCGAAGCCCGGCTGTTGCCGACCTTGAAGACCGGGATTTTTTTCGAGATCGGCAG
This is a stretch of genomic DNA from bacterium. It encodes these proteins:
- a CDS encoding UDP-N-acetylmuramoyl-L-alanyl-D-glutamate--2,6-diaminopimelate ligase; the encoded protein is IADLPFLEKRNFSDVEIRGLASHTDGIQPGDLFVAIHGTKVDGHHFVENAIAKGAAALIVERDLPISKKIPVFKVGNSRASLSRLSAAWYGHPSRELPVLGVTGTNGKTTITYLLEAILKAGGFNPGICGTIGSRYNQVRIPNSHTTPESIQIHRLLREMREAKVDAVAMEVSSHAVDMRRVEDIAFDVAIFTNLTPEHLDYHKSMELYYESKKRLFTHLLPQGKGPQRAVVNADDRFGQKLIDSLSGKPLWTYSIQAQSKWDLYAREWHSDLAGTRAKVATPEGVADFSSPLIGAFNLSNVLAATGAALSLDVPLPAVAEAVAGFGGVPGRLERIENSRGIHVFVDYAHTPDALHNVLRALQGLNPPKIVTVFGCGGDRDRAKRPIMGREVARLSHVAVLTSDNPRTEDPEQILREIVPGVEEGGMTLNRDAFIETDRRKAIAKAVELAKPGEVVLIAGKGHEDYQILGTEKVHFDDREVAREALK
- the murF gene encoding UDP-N-acetylmuramoyl-tripeptide--D-alanyl-D-alanine ligase; protein product: MIHGNTAWAAAAMKGRLDGESLAFEGASTDTRELKPGNLFFCLIGQRDGHDFAEAAAERGAAALVVDARHAVAAKIPKIVVEDTLQALGDLAQAWRRKFPIPLLGITGSNGKTTTKELVKCVLQTQYRTLATEGNFNNLIGVPKTLFGLAEGDEAAVVEMGMNDFGEIGRLTEIAEPTLGLITNIGQAHLEKLGGLEGVARAKGELFAGLKASATALVNAADPKIAALPTPAQKFCYGKPECGIWGEVRPTPSGDARPLHLRIHFEDRSADLAMQIPGPHNLSNVLAALAVARELKIPFENAKAALEAFRPRASRMELLTLAGGIHLIDDCYNANPSSTVAALKTLAGLKGGQASLAILGEMLELGAFTEEGHREVGRNAAQEGHDRLIAIGPHAQDILAGAREGGMEEWRMAGFKDPESAIAMLPKVPEGTQWILVKGSRGIHLEKVVAHLKENF